A region from the Candidatus Eisenbacteria bacterium genome encodes:
- the tatA gene encoding twin-arginine translocase TatA/TatE family subunit: MFNFGGGEMLIVLLIVLLLFGPSQLPKMARGFGQAIREFKKAQREITDEIQREEPPADASKANEKKSGG; encoded by the coding sequence GTGTTCAACTTCGGTGGCGGGGAAATGCTGATCGTGCTGCTGATCGTGCTGCTGCTCTTCGGGCCGAGTCAGCTTCCGAAGATGGCGCGCGGTTTCGGGCAGGCGATCCGCGAGTTCAAGAAGGCGCAGCGCGAGATCACCGACGAGATCCAGCGCGAGGAGCCGCCCGCGGACGCGTCGAAGGCGAACGAGAAGAAATCGGGCGGCTGA
- a CDS encoding HIT domain-containing protein, with the protein MPARRSHTAALDRLWAPWRMGYLRSADRPSGCLFCRVAKGRADARDLVVARNRHALLLLNRYPYNPAHLMVAVKRHAARFTELSADERVDLLELAALAERVLAAEYRPHGVNYGLNVGRVAGAGFPGHLHLHLVPRWDGDTNFMPVVGGTKVLPESLAHTWRRLRAAVAADGRKPSAKARRRGA; encoded by the coding sequence ATGCCGGCGCGGCGAAGCCACACGGCCGCGCTCGACCGCCTGTGGGCGCCGTGGCGGATGGGTTACCTGCGCAGCGCCGACCGGCCGTCGGGCTGCCTGTTCTGCCGGGTCGCGAAGGGCCGTGCCGACGCGCGCGACCTGGTCGTCGCGCGGAATCGCCACGCGCTGCTGCTCCTCAACCGCTACCCGTACAACCCCGCGCACCTGATGGTCGCCGTGAAGCGGCACGCGGCGCGCTTCACCGAGCTGTCCGCGGACGAACGCGTGGACCTGCTCGAGCTGGCGGCGCTCGCCGAACGCGTGCTGGCGGCCGAATACCGGCCGCACGGGGTCAACTACGGCCTCAACGTCGGCCGCGTCGCGGGCGCGGGCTTCCCCGGGCACCTGCACCTGCACCTCGTGCCGCGCTGGGACGGCGACACGAACTTCATGCCGGTCGTGGGCGGGACCAAGGTGCTGCCGGAGTCGCTGGCCCACACCTGGCGGCGCCTGCGCGCCGCGGTCGCGGCCGACGGCCGGAAGCCGTCGGCGAAGGCGCGTCGCCGTGGCGCGTAG
- a CDS encoding sigma-54-dependent Fis family transcriptional regulator, whose product MKTSVLVVDDELLIRKSLGKVLRARGYAVEVASTGAEGLEKVGEVRPQVMILDMRLPDTDGLSVLRRARQLDPLLQIIIITAYGDVQTAVDAMKHGACDFVRKPYELEDIVLAVESAGRNFRQATELDLYRRRAWQHYSGEEIIGQSAAMREVRALIDKVVRSKATSVLISGESGTGKELVARAVHYRSDRAQAPLMEVNCSSFQEALLENELFGHEKGAFTDASDTKKGLVELCDGGTLFLDEVADMPLPTQAKLLRFIDHRNFKRVGGAHDISVDIRIVAATNKSVEEEVRAGRFRGDLYFRLKVVSITLPPLRERGEDVLMLARHFMREFSRKFQKSFDDFTPEARRVLLEYPWPGNVRELRNLIERVVLLEEGQQIDSEHFPPELLGRRTAPASTAVAAVRDVLGLPTLAQIEADHISEVLRMTSGNKSRAARILGISRQGLIEKLRRLRIEEARTVK is encoded by the coding sequence GTGAAGACCTCCGTGCTGGTCGTGGACGACGAACTCCTGATCCGCAAGTCGCTCGGCAAGGTCCTGCGCGCGCGCGGTTACGCCGTGGAGGTCGCGAGCACCGGAGCCGAGGGCCTCGAGAAGGTGGGCGAGGTCCGGCCGCAGGTGATGATCCTCGACATGCGCCTGCCCGACACGGACGGGCTGTCGGTGCTGCGCCGCGCGCGCCAGCTCGATCCGCTGCTCCAGATCATCATCATCACCGCCTACGGTGACGTGCAGACCGCGGTGGACGCCATGAAGCACGGCGCCTGCGACTTCGTGCGGAAGCCCTACGAGCTGGAGGACATCGTGCTGGCCGTGGAGTCCGCCGGCCGGAACTTCCGGCAGGCGACCGAGCTCGATCTCTACCGCCGGCGCGCCTGGCAGCACTACTCCGGCGAGGAGATCATCGGGCAGTCGGCCGCGATGCGCGAAGTGCGCGCCCTGATCGACAAGGTCGTCCGCAGCAAGGCGACCTCGGTCCTGATTTCGGGCGAGAGCGGGACGGGCAAGGAACTGGTGGCGCGCGCGGTGCACTACCGAAGCGACCGCGCCCAGGCGCCGCTGATGGAGGTGAACTGCTCCTCCTTCCAGGAGGCGCTGCTCGAGAACGAACTGTTCGGCCACGAGAAGGGCGCCTTCACCGACGCCTCCGACACCAAGAAGGGGCTCGTCGAGCTGTGCGACGGCGGTACGCTCTTTCTCGACGAGGTGGCCGACATGCCGCTGCCCACGCAGGCCAAGCTCCTGCGATTCATCGATCATCGGAACTTCAAGCGGGTCGGCGGCGCGCACGACATCTCGGTGGACATCCGCATCGTCGCGGCCACTAACAAGAGCGTCGAGGAGGAAGTGCGGGCCGGGCGGTTTCGCGGCGACCTCTACTTCCGGCTCAAGGTCGTGTCCATCACCCTGCCGCCGCTGCGCGAGCGGGGCGAGGACGTGCTGATGCTGGCGCGGCACTTCATGCGGGAGTTCTCGCGCAAGTTCCAGAAATCGTTCGACGACTTCACGCCCGAGGCCCGCCGCGTGCTGCTCGAATACCCCTGGCCGGGCAATGTCCGCGAGCTGCGCAACCTGATCGAACGCGTCGTCCTGCTCGAGGAGGGCCAGCAGATCGACTCGGAGCACTTCCCGCCGGAGCTGCTCGGACGCCGCACCGCGCCGGCGAGCACCGCGGTTGCGGCGGTGCGGGACGTGCTCGGGCTGCCGACGCTCGCGCAGATCGAAGCGGATCACATCAGCGAGGTGCTGCGCATGACCTCCGGCAACAAGAGCCGGGCGGCGCGCATCCTGGGCATCTCCCGACAGGGGCTGATCGAGAAACTGCGACGGCTTCGCATCGAGGAGGCCAGGACTGTCAAGTAA
- a CDS encoding LytR C-terminal domain-containing protein yields MARRRGGSGGPLVWALALVVLALAGSWAWTRFGGLRAARPFSKSARVVRVQVLNGSGEAGIGGRVASFLREGGYQVVDVRNADRPDYFSSLVVARRSDLSTAREVAHYLGGPPLIRQVWDSDLADVSVIIGSDRSRLRIEP; encoded by the coding sequence GTGGCGCGTAGGCGCGGCGGATCCGGCGGACCGCTCGTCTGGGCGCTCGCGCTGGTCGTGCTCGCGCTCGCCGGCTCGTGGGCGTGGACGCGCTTCGGCGGCCTGCGCGCGGCCCGGCCCTTTTCGAAGAGCGCGCGAGTCGTTCGCGTGCAGGTCCTGAACGGCTCCGGAGAGGCCGGCATCGGCGGGCGGGTGGCGTCCTTCCTGCGCGAAGGCGGCTACCAGGTCGTGGACGTGCGGAACGCCGACCGCCCGGACTACTTCTCCTCCCTGGTGGTGGCCCGCCGGAGCGACCTTTCCACCGCGCGCGAAGTGGCGCATTATCTCGGCGGGCCACCGCTCATCCGACAGGTCTGGGACTCGGACCTCGCCGACGTGAGCGTGATCATCGGCAGCGACCGGAGCCGGTTGCGGATCGAGCCCTGA
- a CDS encoding NTP transferase domain-containing protein — MSRFSHPGTVALVLAAGMGKRMNSDLAKVLHPMAGRPLLAHVVATLDELGVARKVVVIGHQREAVRAAFAGRADLEWAVQAEQRGTGHACRMAAPALAGFTGTLLVVCGDTPLLTAETLHALLGRHAESGASVTVLSMRLPDPTGYGRIVRTPDGAGIERIVEEKDASAAERALDEVNSGIYAFRYGSLAGVLNGLTAENSQGEYYLTDTVALLRARGERAAVVCAPDARELLGINTVAQLAEAEAVYFAMREGR, encoded by the coding sequence ATGAGCCGTTTCTCGCACCCCGGAACCGTCGCGCTGGTGCTGGCGGCCGGCATGGGCAAGCGCATGAACAGCGACCTCGCCAAGGTGCTGCATCCGATGGCGGGCCGGCCGCTGCTGGCGCACGTCGTCGCGACGCTCGACGAGCTGGGCGTGGCGCGCAAGGTGGTGGTGATCGGACACCAGCGCGAAGCCGTGCGCGCGGCGTTCGCCGGCCGCGCGGACCTCGAGTGGGCGGTGCAGGCCGAGCAGCGCGGCACCGGGCACGCCTGCCGGATGGCCGCGCCGGCGCTCGCCGGATTCACCGGTACGTTGCTCGTCGTGTGCGGCGACACGCCGCTGCTCACCGCGGAGACGCTGCACGCCTTGCTCGGGCGCCATGCGGAGTCGGGAGCGTCCGTGACCGTGCTCAGCATGCGCCTGCCGGATCCCACGGGCTACGGACGCATCGTCCGAACCCCCGACGGCGCCGGCATCGAGCGCATCGTCGAGGAAAAGGACGCCAGCGCCGCCGAGCGCGCGCTGGACGAGGTCAACTCGGGCATCTACGCGTTTCGCTACGGCTCGCTCGCCGGCGTGCTGAACGGGCTGACGGCCGAGAACTCGCAGGGCGAGTACTACCTGACCGACACGGTCGCGCTGCTACGCGCCCGCGGCGAGCGGGCCGCCGTCGTCTGCGCGCCGGACGCGCGCGAGCTGCTGGGGATCAACACCGTGGCGCAACTCGCCGAAGCCGAAGCCGTGTACTTCGCGATGCGGGAGGGACGCTGA
- a CDS encoding SurA N-terminal domain-containing protein — MLHHLRAGNKRTKIIWLVITVATVFTFLIGFSFFGSMGSDSRSAARQSGSYGEVNGEKVTAQMWQGAQNSAIQAYRQQYNTDPTDRDLKSVQQRAWRTLVNEILFAQQAKQAGIKVTDNDVIVGMRTTPPAALYTAEAFQTNGKFDPQKYAAALGNPNIDWSPFEEQMREELPVRRLQERLMSSLKLSDGELREAWHDRYDRLTAVIVQVPPADTGSAGNSEAEMQKVYERYRTRLATPARTQLELLAIPIQYSPDEVRDATERAKGIYDRAIAGEDWNTLARDNSEGANAASGGVIDRFLQPSEMGAVGPQIAALKPGGILPPFREGGQVLIFKVLDPARDSVARNAPAGAFKLAQIAIKLRPSPESLREQYEKAEAIVRRAEQVGLAKAATEKGLSTEKTPAFDQNNLPPQLYVAPEAADWGLTNKQGAVSPVFSTGDVFLIAQVALQHPPGPPTRAEIGDQLKQIADVEHRVNAVKPRADRIEQALKSGQTLEQAAQATGLSAQTIQMTRQQPDPRVMVAPDLQGALWAARPGQVVGPFHSLGGWYFGRLENITTAPDSTFNDQIKGQLTTEILQRRQRTFFDGYLTMLRERAKIEDNRRAFLND; from the coding sequence ATGCTGCATCACCTGCGCGCAGGCAACAAGCGCACGAAGATCATCTGGCTGGTCATCACGGTCGCCACCGTCTTCACCTTCCTCATCGGCTTCAGCTTCTTCGGCAGCATGGGAAGCGACTCCCGCTCGGCCGCCCGCCAGTCGGGGTCGTACGGCGAGGTCAACGGCGAGAAGGTGACCGCCCAGATGTGGCAGGGAGCGCAGAACTCCGCGATCCAGGCCTACCGGCAGCAGTACAACACCGACCCGACCGACCGGGACCTCAAGTCGGTGCAGCAGCGCGCCTGGCGCACGCTGGTCAACGAGATCCTGTTCGCGCAGCAGGCGAAGCAGGCGGGCATCAAGGTCACGGACAACGACGTGATCGTCGGCATGCGCACGACTCCGCCCGCGGCCCTGTACACGGCCGAGGCCTTCCAGACGAACGGCAAGTTCGATCCCCAGAAGTACGCGGCGGCACTCGGCAACCCCAACATTGACTGGTCGCCGTTCGAGGAGCAGATGCGCGAGGAACTGCCCGTTCGCCGGCTCCAGGAACGGCTCATGTCCTCGCTCAAGCTCTCCGACGGGGAACTGCGCGAGGCCTGGCACGACCGCTACGACCGGCTGACCGCGGTCATCGTCCAGGTTCCGCCGGCCGACACCGGCTCGGCCGGAAACTCGGAGGCCGAGATGCAGAAGGTCTACGAGCGCTACCGCACGCGCCTCGCCACGCCCGCGCGGACGCAGCTCGAGCTGCTCGCGATCCCGATCCAGTACAGCCCCGACGAGGTCCGGGACGCGACCGAACGCGCGAAGGGCATCTACGACCGCGCGATCGCCGGCGAGGACTGGAACACCCTCGCGCGCGACAACTCCGAGGGCGCGAACGCCGCCAGCGGTGGCGTGATCGATCGCTTCCTCCAGCCGTCGGAAATGGGTGCGGTCGGTCCACAGATCGCCGCCCTCAAGCCCGGCGGGATCCTGCCCCCGTTTCGCGAGGGCGGCCAGGTTCTGATCTTCAAGGTGCTCGACCCGGCGCGCGATTCGGTGGCGCGCAACGCTCCGGCCGGCGCCTTCAAGCTGGCCCAGATCGCGATCAAGCTGCGGCCGTCCCCGGAGTCGCTGCGCGAACAGTACGAGAAGGCGGAGGCCATCGTCCGGAGGGCCGAACAGGTGGGGCTCGCCAAGGCCGCCACCGAGAAGGGGCTGTCCACCGAGAAGACGCCGGCCTTCGACCAGAACAACCTGCCGCCGCAGCTGTACGTGGCACCCGAGGCCGCCGACTGGGGCCTCACCAACAAGCAGGGCGCCGTGAGCCCGGTGTTCAGCACCGGCGACGTGTTCCTGATCGCCCAGGTCGCGCTCCAGCACCCGCCCGGGCCGCCGACGCGGGCGGAGATCGGCGACCAGCTCAAGCAGATCGCCGACGTCGAACACCGCGTGAACGCCGTCAAGCCGCGTGCGGATCGGATCGAGCAGGCGCTCAAGTCCGGTCAGACGCTCGAGCAGGCCGCGCAGGCGACGGGGCTTTCCGCGCAGACGATCCAGATGACGCGCCAGCAGCCCGACCCGCGCGTGATGGTCGCGCCCGACCTGCAGGGCGCGCTCTGGGCGGCCAGGCCCGGACAGGTCGTCGGACCCTTCCATTCGCTGGGAGGCTGGTACTTCGGGCGGCTGGAAAACATCACCACCGCGCCCGACTCGACGTTCAACGACCAGATCAAGGGCCAGCTGACGACCGAGATCCTGCAACGCCGCCAGCGCACCTTTTTCGACGGCTATCTGACGATGCTGCGCGAACGCGCGAAGATCGAGGACAACCGCCGGGCCTTCCTGAACGATTGA
- the panB gene encoding 3-methyl-2-oxobutanoate hydroxymethyltransferase, whose translation MSGEPTAGAAAKRRAKITAPAIVEMKRRGEVVTVVTAYDYPIARLADEAGVEILLVGDSVGTVMLGYESTLPVTMDDMLHHVKAVTRARPSALVVGDMPFMSYQASVEQAVINAGRLVQEGGADAIKLEGGERVAEAVRRITDAGIPVMGHLGLTPQSVLAFGGYKVQARGEADQERLVREAQQLEASGCFAIVLEGIPAKLGTSVSRALQVPTIGIGAGVGCDGQVLVTHDMLGLYFGRQAKFVRRYAEIGDAVRDAYGRYVADVKARRFPGEAESY comes from the coding sequence ATGAGCGGGGAACCGACCGCGGGCGCCGCCGCGAAGCGGCGGGCGAAGATCACGGCACCGGCGATCGTCGAGATGAAGCGTCGCGGCGAGGTGGTGACGGTGGTGACGGCGTACGACTACCCGATCGCCCGGCTCGCCGACGAGGCGGGCGTCGAGATTCTGCTGGTCGGTGATTCCGTGGGCACGGTGATGCTGGGATACGAGAGCACGCTGCCGGTGACCATGGACGACATGCTCCACCACGTGAAGGCGGTGACGCGGGCACGGCCGTCGGCCCTGGTGGTCGGCGACATGCCGTTCATGAGCTACCAGGCCTCGGTCGAGCAGGCCGTGATCAACGCCGGCCGGCTCGTGCAGGAGGGCGGCGCGGACGCGATCAAGCTGGAGGGCGGCGAGCGCGTCGCCGAGGCGGTGCGGCGAATCACCGACGCGGGCATCCCGGTGATGGGCCATCTCGGCCTCACGCCGCAGTCGGTGCTGGCCTTCGGCGGTTACAAGGTGCAGGCGCGCGGCGAGGCCGACCAGGAACGGCTCGTGCGCGAGGCGCAGCAACTCGAGGCGAGCGGCTGCTTCGCGATCGTCCTCGAGGGCATTCCGGCCAAGCTCGGCACGTCGGTCTCCCGCGCGCTGCAGGTGCCGACGATCGGCATCGGCGCCGGGGTGGGCTGCGACGGGCAGGTGCTGGTGACGCACGACATGCTGGGCCTCTACTTCGGGCGGCAGGCGAAGTTCGTGCGCCGCTACGCCGAGATCGGCGACGCCGTCCGCGACGCCTACGGCCGCTACGTGGCCGACGTGAAGGCGCGCCGCTTTCCGGGCGAGGCGGAGTCCTACTGA
- a CDS encoding PAS domain-containing protein gives MRTDVVHRPAEGGTDVREMALPATVLDTLEQGVVALDRERKVVYANRHLEDLLSVEPGALLGLPGNRVFPGAEARWLKGSTREARDFRIETEGREITLKAESLPMRDEDGELTGSVILAEAIYESEDGEFQKKIDRLVSLGELSAYVAHEIRNPLTGIRTTIQFVASKLKPRDARREDLDDVIKELDRIEQIITGLLLFARPPQARPQPCDLHQVLERTLDLMSAQLADLQVAVIREFMEGLPLVEVDPDLMQQVFLNLCINAAQAMPEGGTLTIATGVRRYRTRRSLVDVSIRDTGVGIPRDLMEKIFDPFFTTRSMGTGLGLPISVQIVRDTGGVVTARNNPGGGATLRVSLPLPAEPPGKTEE, from the coding sequence GTGCGCACCGACGTCGTCCACCGTCCCGCGGAAGGCGGAACGGACGTCCGCGAGATGGCCCTGCCGGCCACCGTGCTGGACACGCTCGAGCAGGGCGTCGTGGCGCTGGACCGCGAGCGGAAGGTGGTCTACGCGAACCGCCACCTCGAGGACCTGCTGAGCGTCGAGCCCGGAGCGCTGCTCGGCCTGCCGGGCAATCGCGTTTTTCCGGGCGCCGAGGCCCGCTGGCTCAAGGGCTCGACCCGCGAGGCGCGGGATTTCCGGATCGAGACCGAGGGACGGGAGATCACGCTCAAGGCGGAGTCGCTGCCCATGCGCGACGAGGACGGCGAACTGACCGGCTCGGTCATCCTCGCCGAGGCGATCTACGAGAGCGAGGACGGCGAGTTCCAGAAGAAGATCGACCGGCTGGTCTCGCTCGGCGAGCTGTCGGCCTACGTCGCGCACGAGATCCGCAATCCGCTCACGGGCATCCGCACCACCATCCAGTTCGTCGCCTCGAAGCTGAAGCCGCGCGACGCGCGGCGCGAAGACCTCGACGACGTCATCAAGGAGCTGGATCGCATCGAGCAGATCATCACCGGCCTGCTGCTGTTCGCGCGCCCGCCGCAGGCGCGGCCCCAGCCGTGCGACCTTCACCAGGTGCTCGAGCGCACGCTCGACCTCATGTCGGCGCAGCTCGCGGACCTGCAGGTGGCGGTGATCCGAGAGTTCATGGAGGGACTGCCGCTGGTCGAGGTGGATCCCGACCTGATGCAGCAGGTGTTCCTCAACCTGTGCATCAACGCCGCGCAGGCCATGCCCGAAGGAGGCACGCTGACCATCGCCACCGGCGTGCGACGCTATCGCACGCGCCGGTCGCTCGTGGACGTCTCGATCCGCGACACGGGCGTGGGGATTCCCCGCGATCTGATGGAGAAGATCTTCGACCCGTTCTTCACCACGCGCTCGATGGGCACCGGACTCGGCCTGCCGATCTCGGTGCAGATCGTCCGTGACACCGGAGGCGTGGTGACGGCCAGGAACAACCCGGGAGGAGGCGCGACGCTGCGCGTTTCCCTGCCGCTGCCGGCCGAGCCGCCCGGCAAGACGGAGGAGTGA
- the uvrA gene encoding excinuclease ABC subunit UvrA: MKDPALEPVRLLRIRGARQHNLRDFDLDLPRGELTVITGVSGSGKSSLAFDTLYAEGQRRYVESVSAYAKQFLERLPRPDVDAIHGLTPAVSIQQVAPARSARSTVGTATEVHDYLRLLYARIGTVHCAHCGHPVLADSPQSVAREAAGRPEGEWLHVFAPVALSARLAWAEQAGHLLRAGYTRARIAGDLVELDPLPKLRRGTKSLEILVDRFRWRPEEAQRLVEACEQAFRRGEGRLLLQLGGAEPVARSERWECANCSRPAVQPEPALFSFNSPLGVCPECRGFGDVLTFAPELIVPDASKSLKAGALDPWAKSWRATMWPKLQKLSAERGVPLEVPWRKLSEEHRHLLLHGDRTFRGVLPFLERLQQKSYKAGNRFVVRRYQSPRRCGACGGARLRPEALQVKLGGLSIAQLCAHSISAAAGFLDQLDLSETQRTIAGTALAEVRSRLRFLLRVDLGYLTLDRLTRTLSGGEAQRIELANALGANLADTLYVLDEPTVGLHPRDTERLIGILRELAARGNTLVVVEHEPMVIRAASYLVELGPGAGENGGRLLYAGPAADASAAAGSDTARWLAGEKRVVRPRAPGEPRTFLTVEGAGEHNLKGVTARFPIGRVTAVTGVSGSGKSSLVEDVLYRAALRALEGREDAPVGAHRALKGLEHLRRVVLVDQSPIGRTPRSCPVTYMGAYAALRELFARQPAARQHGWKEGAFSFNSAGGRCENCEGAGRVEVEMYFLADLSVPCEVCGGSRFKPEVLEVRYRGASIKDALDMTVDQAFHHFASEPKFTRGLHILRRVGLGYLRLGQGANTLSGGEAQRLKIARELSARGTGPCLYVLDEPTVGLHWADIQLLLEVLDDLAGRGDTVVLVEHNLDVIRCCDWVVDLGPGGGDGGGELVAEGPPERIAASGRSHTGRWLLESLEPAPR, from the coding sequence ATGAAAGATCCCGCCCTCGAGCCCGTCCGCCTGCTCCGCATCCGCGGCGCCCGCCAGCACAACCTTCGCGACTTTGATCTCGACCTTCCGCGCGGCGAGTTGACGGTCATCACGGGTGTCTCCGGCTCGGGCAAGTCCTCGCTCGCCTTCGACACCCTTTACGCGGAAGGCCAGCGCCGTTACGTCGAGTCCGTCTCGGCGTACGCCAAGCAGTTCCTCGAACGCCTGCCGCGCCCCGACGTGGACGCGATCCACGGCCTCACGCCCGCCGTCAGCATCCAGCAGGTCGCTCCCGCGCGCAGCGCCCGCTCGACCGTCGGCACGGCGACCGAAGTCCACGATTACCTGCGCCTGCTCTACGCCCGGATCGGCACGGTCCACTGCGCCCACTGCGGCCACCCGGTGCTCGCCGACTCGCCGCAGTCCGTTGCCCGCGAAGCGGCCGGCCGGCCGGAGGGCGAATGGCTGCACGTGTTCGCGCCCGTGGCGCTTTCCGCCAGGCTCGCGTGGGCCGAGCAGGCCGGGCACCTGCTTCGGGCGGGCTACACGCGCGCGCGCATCGCGGGCGATCTGGTCGAACTGGACCCGCTCCCGAAGCTGCGCCGCGGCACGAAGTCGCTCGAGATCCTGGTGGACCGCTTCCGCTGGAGGCCGGAGGAAGCGCAGCGCCTGGTCGAGGCCTGCGAGCAGGCGTTCCGCCGGGGCGAGGGACGCCTGCTGCTCCAACTCGGCGGAGCGGAGCCCGTCGCGCGGAGCGAGCGCTGGGAATGCGCGAACTGTTCCCGGCCGGCGGTGCAGCCCGAGCCCGCGCTGTTCTCGTTCAACAGCCCGCTGGGCGTCTGTCCGGAATGCCGTGGCTTCGGCGACGTGCTGACCTTCGCGCCGGAGCTGATCGTGCCCGACGCATCGAAGTCCCTGAAGGCCGGCGCGCTCGATCCCTGGGCGAAATCCTGGCGCGCCACGATGTGGCCGAAGTTGCAGAAGCTCTCGGCCGAACGCGGGGTTCCGCTCGAGGTGCCGTGGCGGAAGCTGTCCGAGGAGCATCGCCACCTGCTGCTCCACGGTGACCGGACGTTTCGCGGCGTCCTCCCGTTTCTCGAGCGGCTGCAGCAGAAGTCGTACAAGGCCGGGAATCGCTTCGTGGTCCGTCGCTACCAGAGCCCGCGGCGGTGCGGCGCCTGCGGCGGCGCCCGGCTGCGGCCCGAGGCCCTGCAGGTGAAGCTCGGCGGGCTCTCGATCGCGCAGTTGTGCGCGCACTCGATCTCGGCCGCCGCCGGTTTCCTCGATCAGCTCGATCTGTCCGAGACTCAGCGCACCATCGCCGGCACCGCGCTGGCCGAAGTGCGGTCGCGCCTGCGATTCCTGCTCCGCGTGGACCTGGGCTACCTGACGCTCGATCGCCTCACGCGAACGCTTTCGGGAGGCGAAGCGCAGCGGATCGAGCTCGCGAACGCGCTGGGCGCGAACCTCGCCGACACGCTCTACGTGCTCGACGAGCCGACCGTGGGGCTGCACCCGCGCGACACCGAACGGCTGATCGGCATCCTGCGCGAGCTGGCCGCGCGGGGGAACACGCTGGTCGTGGTCGAGCACGAACCGATGGTGATCCGCGCGGCGTCTTATCTGGTCGAGCTGGGGCCCGGGGCGGGCGAGAACGGAGGCCGGCTGCTCTACGCCGGTCCGGCCGCGGATGCCAGCGCCGCCGCCGGATCGGACACCGCGCGCTGGCTGGCCGGGGAGAAACGCGTCGTGCGCCCGCGCGCGCCCGGGGAGCCGCGGACGTTCCTGACCGTCGAAGGGGCGGGGGAACACAACCTCAAGGGCGTGACGGCGCGCTTTCCGATCGGCCGCGTGACGGCCGTGACGGGCGTCTCGGGCTCCGGCAAGAGCAGCCTGGTCGAGGACGTGCTCTACCGTGCCGCGCTGCGGGCGCTCGAGGGCCGCGAGGACGCGCCCGTCGGAGCGCACCGGGCGCTCAAGGGGCTCGAACACCTGCGGCGGGTGGTGCTGGTGGACCAGTCGCCGATCGGCCGGACGCCGCGCTCGTGCCCGGTCACCTACATGGGCGCCTACGCCGCGTTGCGCGAGCTGTTCGCCCGCCAGCCGGCCGCCCGCCAGCACGGCTGGAAGGAGGGCGCGTTTTCCTTCAACAGCGCGGGCGGGCGCTGCGAGAACTGCGAGGGCGCCGGACGGGTCGAGGTCGAGATGTACTTTCTCGCCGATCTGTCCGTGCCGTGCGAAGTGTGCGGCGGTTCGCGCTTCAAGCCCGAGGTGCTCGAGGTGCGTTACCGCGGCGCGAGCATCAAGGACGCGCTCGACATGACGGTGGACCAGGCCTTCCACCACTTCGCGAGCGAACCGAAGTTCACCCGCGGCCTGCACATCCTGCGGCGGGTCGGGCTCGGTTATTTGCGGCTCGGGCAGGGCGCGAACACGCTGTCGGGGGGGGAGGCGCAGCGGCTGAAGATCGCGCGCGAGCTCTCGGCGCGCGGCACGGGACCGTGCCTGTACGTGCTCGACGAGCCGACCGTGGGGCTGCACTGGGCCGACATCCAGCTGCTGCTGGAGGTGCTCGACGACCTGGCCGGACGCGGCGACACGGTCGTGCTCGTGGAGCACAACCTCGACGTCATCCGCTGCTGCGACTGGGTCGTGGACCTGGGACCCGGCGGCGGGGACGGCGGCGGCGAACTGGTCGCCGAAGGTCCGCCCGAGCGCATCGCGGCAAGCGGGCGTTCGCACACCGGGCGGTGGCTGCTCGAATCGCTCGAGCCGGCGCCGCGCTGA
- a CDS encoding pantoate--beta-alanine ligase gives MRQVVTVAELRAARAVFGRRGESVAFVPTMGAIHEGHLSLVALARRAADRVVASIFVNPLQFGPGEDYRRYPRPLRRDRARFAAAGVDLLWEPRVEDVYPPGDRTRVQVRELTATLEGASRPGHFDGVTTVVARLLHAVQPEQLWLGQKDAQQAVVLERMIADLLVPTRVRRGPTIREPDGLARSSRNAYLGARERQQAVALSQGLSSARVLLGRGERSAARLAAAIRLEWSGYPLVREDYVAVVDAGTLQPVRTVNGRVLVAVAARIGRTRLIDNFEWSPR, from the coding sequence ATGCGCCAGGTCGTCACGGTTGCCGAGTTGCGCGCCGCGCGCGCGGTGTTCGGCCGGCGCGGCGAGTCGGTCGCGTTCGTGCCGACCATGGGCGCCATCCACGAGGGCCACCTCTCGCTCGTGGCGCTCGCAAGGCGGGCGGCGGACCGCGTCGTGGCGAGCATCTTCGTCAACCCGCTCCAGTTCGGGCCGGGCGAGGACTACCGGCGCTACCCGCGGCCGCTGCGGCGCGATCGCGCCCGGTTCGCCGCGGCCGGCGTGGACCTGCTCTGGGAACCGCGCGTCGAGGACGTGTACCCGCCCGGCGACCGCACGCGCGTGCAGGTGCGGGAGCTGACGGCCACGCTCGAGGGCGCCTCGCGCCCCGGACATTTCGACGGCGTGACCACCGTGGTCGCGCGCCTGCTGCACGCCGTGCAGCCCGAGCAGTTGTGGCTCGGCCAGAAGGACGCCCAGCAGGCGGTCGTGCTGGAACGCATGATCGCCGACCTGCTGGTGCCGACCCGCGTGCGGCGGGGTCCGACGATTCGCGAGCCCGACGGTCTGGCGCGTTCGTCACGAAACGCCTACCTCGGTGCGCGCGAACGCCAGCAGGCGGTGGCGCTGTCGCAGGGCCTTTCGTCGGCGCGCGTGCTTCTCGGTCGCGGCGAACGCTCGGCGGCACGGCTGGCGGCGGCCATCCGACTCGAATGGTCCGGTTACCCGCTGGTGCGCGAGGATTACGTCGCGGTCGTGGACGCCGGCACCCTGCAACCGGTCCGCACGGTGAACGGCCGGGTGCTGGTGGCCGTGGCGGCGCGTATCGGCCGGACACGCTTGATCGACAACTTCGAATGGAGCCCCCGATGA